In the genome of Streptomyces fagopyri, the window GTGAAGGCGTTCCAGTCCGCGAACGGCCTCAGCGCCGACGGCGAGGTCGGTCCGAACACCAAGGCCGCGCTGTACTCGAACATCGGCGGTGGCGGCGGCAACGGCGCGCCCGCGCCGATCAACCTGAACTCCGCGTCGTGCCCGAGCGAGATCGTCAAGGGACAGCGCAGCGGCTGCGTCACCGAACTGCAGAGCCTGCTCAACCACCACGGTGCCGACCTCGCCGTCGACGGCGACTTCGGTTCGCTCACCGACAGCGCCGTCAGGGACTTCCAGGCCGAGAAGGGTCTCTCGGTCGACGGCCATGTCGGACCGAACACCAAGTCCGCGCTGTACGGCGCGGTCACCCCGCCGTCGTCGCCCCCGCCCGGCGGCGGCTACGGCAAGATCCTCGACGTGGCCGAGGCCGAGGTCGGCACGGTCGAGGGCAGCGCACGCGCGAACAGCTACGGTTCCGCCGTGGGTCTTTCGCTCTCCACCAGCGACTACGCCTGGTGCGCGACCTTCGTGAGCTGGGTGGCCAAGCAGACCGGGGCCAGCTCCTACCGCAACTCCTATGTCTCCGGCTGGGTCAAGCAGGCGCGGGCCGGCAACTACCACCTGTCGGTGACGACCAGCCCGCAGCCGGGTGACATCGTGGCCTTCGACTGGGACGGCGGAAGCGACTTCACCGGCGGCAACGAGCACATTGGCATCGTACGGACGGTGTCCTCCGGGTCGTCCTTCACCACCGTCGAGGGCAACACCGGGAACCCCAACGGCGGAAGCGACGGCGTCTACGTCAAGTCCCGTTCCACGAACAGCGGTTACGACGTGGTCTTCATCCGGGTCCGCTGACCGACCGGCTCCGCCGGGGTCCTCGGAAGGCCGCGCTCGAACACGGCGGCCTCCCGGGGGCCCCGGTGCCGGGTGCCGGGTGCCGGGTGCCGTCAAAAGCATCGAGTGCCGACGAACCGGCGACCAGCGACTCAGCCGCCGTGAAGCCTGCCAAGAGTGCCGCGCGCAAGGTGACCGGCGATGAGCAGGCATCAGTCGACATCGGACTTGAACATGTTCAAATCACGGCCTACAGTCGTGCCGTCAGCAAGTTTGAACACGCTCAAATTCCCCGAGGGACGATGGTCTTGCGTCGAACACGGCCGAGTGGCGCCGACATGCTCTACCTGACGGGGACCGTCACAGAGGCCGGGCCTCATCCGCTGACCGCCTGGCTCCTGGTACGGGCATGGCTGGCCGGCCTGGCGTCTGCCACGGGCATCGGTCTCGTTCGGGCCGTCATCACCAACCTGGTCCCAGGCGGCGGCGGACTCGCCGGCCTTGTCGTCCTCATCGTGCTCGGCCTCTGCTCCGCCTGCCAGGTGGTCGCCTCCGCACTGCTGTGCCGCTCCGTCCAGCAAGTCCGGCCCGCTCGCCCCCGGCCGCTGCGAACAGCGGTGGCGATACTGATCCTCGGATCCGCCGCCATGCTCACCCTCAACCAAGTGCTGTGCTCGGGTCCCAGGTTCGTCCTGCCCTTCGGTCCGCTCTCACTCCTGCTGCTCTGCCTTCCCTACCCCCTGGCCTTCGCCCTGCTGGCTGCCCCCGACCTCCGCACCGGCGTCGCGGTCACGGCGGCGGGAATCGCGATAGCGGGAACCGTGTTTCCGCTGCGCACCGCCCAAGAACACCTGGCCGCCGACGCCTGGCGCGGGCACCACTCCGCCACCGATCCCCGACTGCTTCAGGCAGTCGACTGGCCGGGCGGCCGGCAGGGCACCTTCACCGCGGGCAGTTACGGCGTCCGGCTCGATGTGTACTTCCCGAACACCAACATCGACGGCTTCTCCGAAGCAGTCGTCACGGTGTCCCGGTCCGGCACCGACCCGTGCGGTGGTGTGGGGGTCATCGCCGCCTACGAGACCGTTCCGAGTCAGGACGAGTTCCCTGACGGCCAGATCATCACGCTGCCCGCCAAGAAATGCACCCCGGCCGGCCCGAACCGCTGGACCCTGAGCGGCCGGGGTTTCACCGGATACGCGGAGCGCCGTGACGGTGTTCTGATCCGGCTCTCGGTCACCTCGGGCCACAACGGGGACGACCTCCCCACCATCGCCGGCACCCTTCACGTCCTGGACGACCACCAGCTCTGGAGCTACCTGAACACCCCTCTCAGCCCCTCCTGGCTGCTGACTTGACAGGCAAGACACGGCCCGTGGACGTCCCGAGCCACCGGAGGGCCACGCCGACGCGACCCGTCCCGCCGGGGACAGCCCAATGATCCGCGCCCACCAGCACGCCTGCGCCGGCGACCGACGAAATGTCCCGGGGAAGCGTCGAGGCGCGTACGGCAAGCATTCAGCCTGTGGCACACCGGAAGCCGGACCGCGTGCAACCTTGGGCGCCAGGCCGCCAGGGCGTCACCGGCGATCGAGCTCCGCGGCGCGCTGCCCCCGCACTTCTCCGGCCCACGGCCACGGCGTGGCCGTTCGCCCTTCTCCAGCTCGTGGAGACCTGAGCGTCCGGTCGCGGAACTCCCTCCGTTGTCAGCAGAGTTCCGCCGCCGGGACGCGGCCAGGGGTGGAGAGGCCGGTCAGCGCACGGAAAGGCTGGTCAGCCGGGCGCCCTCCCGCTGCCCCGCGTCGGTCGCCAGTGCCACGTACCGGGCGGTGCCGTTGGTGGTGAGTCGGCGGCTTCTGCCATGTCCCGTGAGTCGGCCGGCCTCCGTATAGGTCACACCGTCGCTGCTGAGTTCTGCTCGGAGGCCGGGCACGTGACCGCCGGTCCACTCCGTATCGATCTCCCGGACCGGGCGTTCGGCGCCCAGGTCGACGACCATGCGGCCGTCGGGGCCGGGCGTCCAAGCGGTGTGCGGGTCACCGTCGACGGCGGCCGAGGGGCTCGACATGCCCGCCGGGAGCGGATTGGTCGGGAAGACCGTGCGGCCCAGGGCGAGGTCGTCCAGCGGGTACGTCTCGGCGTCCCGCAGGATGACGGTGGTGGTACGTCCCGCGCGGACCTCGGCCACCTCGCTGTGGCCCTGGCCGGTCACCCTGAGACGGCAGGAAGGCCCGCTGAGCCGCAGAGTGGCGGAGTCGAGGACCTCCGCCCGGAGTCCGGCGGGCAGCCTTCCCCCGAACAGCGCGCTCACCACCATGCGTGGAGGCAGCAGTTCGGCCGTGGCGGCATCAAGATGGGCCTCGTATGCGCTGCCTTGGGCGGTGACAGTCTGGCGCCCTTCGAACAGGGCTCGTGACGAGCCGGATTGGGGGATGTCGACGCGCGTCGTCACCTGCTCGTCGGACAGATTGAACAGGCTGAGGTGTTCCTCGGTGAGAGCCGCGCGAACGCTGTCGTCCTCGGCCTGCGGAGCGGCACCCCGGGCGAGTTCGCGGAGCTCGTCGGTGGATACACCGGGATAACCCTCGGCAACGAGCGGCGACGCCGGGCCGTCGGCCAGGACCACCGTGTCGCCGTACACCGCGAGCGGCCGCTCGGTTCCCCTCACGACAATGCCGGCTCGGCCGTCGACGTCGAGCCAGCCGCCCTTGCTGGAGACGTCGGGTTCGGGCCAGGAGACGAGGTCGTCCCACTGCTGACCGTCGGCCGAACCCTGCACGGTGTACGCGCGTCCGGCCGCGGCCTCCCAGCGGAGGGTGACGCGGTCCACCTCGTACGTCGCTCCGAGGTCGACGGCTATCCAGCTGTCCGCCCGGGGCCGGTCCGCCTTCGAGACCGCCCATCGACTCGTGGCGTTGCCGTCCACCGCGAGTGCCGGCTCCTTGCCGAGGTCGTACGAGGACGCTGTCGCCGTCCCGCTCCGGGCGAGGTCGGCGCCGCCCGCACCGTCGCGGGCCTCGAAGGCGTAGAGGGAGTAGCCGTACGTCGGGTCGGGCAGCACACCCCTCATGCGCAGATGCCTGACCTGCGCCTTCGTGAAGGTGACCTCGTCCACCCGCGGGGTGGCGGCGGCCGCTCGGGCGTCCTGTGCGGTCACGGTGGCACTGCCCTCCGCGAAGCGGTAGGTCCGTGAACCCGTGAGGCCCGCCATGCCCGGCATGGTGAGGTTGTGGACCTCCAGGTGCCCCTCCCCCGCCGCGACGCCGGTCGTCGCGTAGACGACCGCGCCCGAGGGCAAGGTGGTCAGGCCCGCCCGGCCCGTGTTCAGACGCAGCACGGTGGCACTGCCGTCGAACCCGTCGCGGAGCTTGCTGTACGTCCGCACCTGGCGACCGGTCACCTGCGCCGCCGTGCTGGGCAGGAACATGGGGTTGGCGCCGCTGAGCTTGAACAGCCAGTCGTCGTGCGCCGGTTGCCAGGCGAACTTCACGAAGCCCGGCTTGGTCACGGCGCCCGCCCAGGCTCCGACCGACTGGTGGGACACCAGGCCGGGGACGGTCCCGAAGTCGGTGACGCCCGAGGCGTGTTCGAAGAGTTCCTCCGAGGACAGTGGCCGCACCACGCGGCCCCGGCCCGCCGCCCACAGGTGCAGGAGGTAGCTGATGGCCACTTCCGCGCGCGCCTCCGGCTCGTACTTGGGCTCGCCCGAGAACTTCGCGAGACGGTACTCCGGCGGGTACTTCTGGTACGCCTCCAGCCGCTCCGCGAGCGCCACTTCCGCTCGGGCCGCCGCGCGGTCGCCGACCACCTGGGCGAGGAAGGCGAGCGGGATGACGTCACGGCCGTAGAGGTGCTCCCGGTCGTTGACCATCGGCATCAGCGGTTCGCCGGCGTCACTCATCACCCCGAGCAGCGTGCGCCACAGCTCGTCCGCGTTCGGCTGGTTGGTGAGCACCTGGGGCAACGGGCGCCCGGCGGTGATGAAATGGGCGGCGTTGCGGCCGGACGTACGCCACAACTCTTCCTGATAGTGCGGGCCGAAGGAGCCGTGGTTCTCGACGATGAAGGTGTCGTACAGATTGCGTGCGGTGTTGTCGGACACGGGGACGCCGTCCACACGGGTCGGGTTGACCAGGTCCGCCTGGGGCAGACCGGTCTCGTTGCGTGACCACGTTCCGAAGGCCTTGTCCCACTCGGCGTGCCGCGCGTCGTCCGTGGCCCAGGCGAGCCCGGGGGCAAGGGACTGCGCGTAGACGCCCATCTCCTCGAGCTTGGTGTCGCCCTCGTGCCCACCGAGCAGGCCGTGCGGGGTCCAGCTGCCGGAGTTCGGATCGTCGCGCGTGCCCAAGCCCGTCGTGTAGGCGGCCTGTTCGCGGGCGATCGTGTCGACGTTCGTCCGAGTGGCCTCGTCGAGCTCGTCCCACAACAGCCGCGCGGCCAGCACGAAGTAGAGCTGGAAGGTGGTGTCGAAGAACAGCGTTCGGCCCCACTGGGTGCCGCCGGTCAGCCTGTTCGACGCGGCGAAGTGCTGGATGGTGGCGAGCGTCCGGGCCTTCAGCGTCTTCTCGTCGATCCCGGCGCGGTCGCCGTCGTAGCTGCCGCGCGTGAGCAGAACCGCGTTGCCGAGCACCACGGCAAAGCCGAAGTCCTTGTCCGTGTAGTAGCCGCGGGCCTCGTCCCACTGCGTCTCGGACCAGTGGGTGTGGTTCAGCAGGACGCGGTAGTAGGTGTCCGCAAGGGTGTCGGGCGCCGTGTCCGGACGTCCGTGGGCGCTCGCGATGCCGCCGCCGAGGGTGACGGGGACCGTCGCCGCGAGCGCGGTGGCTCCGAGAAGCTGGACGAAACGGCGGCGATCGACATACAGGGATGCATCGGACACGCTGAGCGCCTCTCGCTAAGACAACGTTGTCAGTCGGATGACCGAAATTCTTCGTCCGAGATCGTCCGTGCGTCAAGAGGTGTGCCAGGAGTGATCGTTGGCGTCCGTGGCGCACGATGGCGGCCTTCGGCGCGGTACGACCAGGTCGGGAGCCCGCAAGCGTCCCCGTCCAGCGGGATGGGCCTGAAACCACGGACCTGGGATGATGTCCCCTGTGGGGTTGACTCACTGGTCGGTGCATGGGACCGGGGGCTTGGAGCTGCACTGTTCCGGATGGGCCGCGGGAGATCGTGAAGCTGTTGATCCCGCCGTCGGGTGCGGCCGCGGGACGGCGCCCGGTGCTGCTGTGAGCGGCGTCCAACTCACGGCGCAGGCGACGCCGTCTTCACGGACACACGGGAGTTGGCTCGTTCCCACCTCAGCGCGGCGGTGCCTCGTCGAGGTACCGCCGCACCGGACCGAACACCCCGCCGGGAATCCGCTCCGTCACCTCGCCCAACGGCACCCAGGCAGCTTCGGCCACCTCCCGCGAAGACGCCACCCGCGGATCACCGGACACCCACCGGCACGCCACATAGGCCACGCGCCGGCCCGTCACCGGGTGCGTCCGCTCACCGATCACCCACGCCGACTCGACCACCACGCCGGCCTCCTCCGACGCTTCGCGCACGGCGGCCTCTTCGACCGACTCCCCCACATCGACCTTGCCCGCCGGGAACTGCCAGACCAGATCGCCGACCGGGACAGCGCGTCGGATCAACAACACCCGGCCTTCGAGCGCAACCACGGCCCCGGCGATCAACCTGTCAGCGTCCATGGCGGAATCCTCCCCTCTCCGGGAGTGGTACACCTCGACGACGAGACGCGCGCCGCCGTCGAGAAGTGCGCCGCCGCCCACCGGCGCGGAACATCCCAGGGCCCACCAGTCAGGTGCCGGGCCCCGCACGCCCTTTCAAGCCCTTCACCTGCCCGCCCAGATGCTCGACAAGGTCGCACGCAGACCAACCCGCGGTCCGGCAGTGCCGGCCCTGTCGGACCGCTTCGACAGGGCCGCGGCCTCACCGTCAACGAGTTCGAGAATCAGTGAGGGCACTGCGGGTCAGGTTCGAACGGCTGTGGGCGGAAAGCGGTCACGCCTGCATGAGTTGCGGTTCTGGTCGCTGTTCTGGTGCCGCTGCCTTCGGATCCCACGACTTGGTGGTGCGCATGTAACCGTGCACCACTGAGGCCATGGCCAGAATGAGAAGTGGCCCGGACACCCATGGCTCTGCGGCCATCTCCACCGACAGATAGCGGTACGAGAGCAGGAGCGCGGCGAAAACCGTCGCGCCGTAGGTCACCAGCCGGACACCTTGCCGGTCCCAGCCACGGTCGAACGAGCGCATCGCCGCCTCGACCGTGAGCGCGAACACCACACCGGCGACGAGATCCACGCCGTAGTGGTAGCCGAATCCCAGCGTCGCGCAGAGCGTGGCAATCAGCCAGAACGTGCCCGCGAACCGCAGAATTCGCGGGCCCTTGCGGGAATGAAGGAAGAGCGTGGTCGCCCATGCGGTGTGCAGGCTCGGCACGCAGTTGCGAGGGGTGATCTCGTCGAACGGGATCGGGTGCGGAACTTGGACCACCGAAGGCGTGTCCGGCCACAGGTTGGCCACGGCCCAGTGCCCGCCGTCCGCGCCGTACGCGAAGATCGGCCCGACCACCGGGAAGATCATGTAGATGCCCGGCCCGAGCAGTCCTATGACCAGGAAGGTGCGCACCAGGTGGTGGCCCGGGAAGCGGCGCTCGACCGCCACGTTACGCA includes:
- a CDS encoding peptidoglycan-binding protein — its product is MGRLAFLVRAEDDSSRHRDTHRTTPGWRIRIGTFAATAAMVSAGVVLGAGPAAAVAPSAIKLTSASCPTEIVQGQVSGCVTELQNLLNAHGAGLVVDGQFGPSTLYAVREYQASTAIAVDGRVGPATKSKLYATGGSAPAPINLQSSSCPANIVQGDKGGCVTELQRLLRHHGYAVDVDGDFGAGTASAVRSFQTSYGLTADGQVGANTKRALYDTDESPSTGLDLRSSSCPDNIVEGQSGGCVATLQSLLNGKGQNVDVDGSFGPQTLTAVKAFQSANGLSADGEVGPNTKAALYSNIGGGGGNGAPAPINLNSASCPSEIVKGQRSGCVTELQSLLNHHGADLAVDGDFGSLTDSAVRDFQAEKGLSVDGHVGPNTKSALYGAVTPPSSPPPGGGYGKILDVAEAEVGTVEGSARANSYGSAVGLSLSTSDYAWCATFVSWVAKQTGASSYRNSYVSGWVKQARAGNYHLSVTTSPQPGDIVAFDWDGGSDFTGGNEHIGIVRTVSSGSSFTTVEGNTGNPNGGSDGVYVKSRSTNSGYDVVFIRVR
- a CDS encoding discoidin domain-containing protein, with the protein product MSDASLYVDRRRFVQLLGATALAATVPVTLGGGIASAHGRPDTAPDTLADTYYRVLLNHTHWSETQWDEARGYYTDKDFGFAVVLGNAVLLTRGSYDGDRAGIDEKTLKARTLATIQHFAASNRLTGGTQWGRTLFFDTTFQLYFVLAARLLWDELDEATRTNVDTIAREQAAYTTGLGTRDDPNSGSWTPHGLLGGHEGDTKLEEMGVYAQSLAPGLAWATDDARHAEWDKAFGTWSRNETGLPQADLVNPTRVDGVPVSDNTARNLYDTFIVENHGSFGPHYQEELWRTSGRNAAHFITAGRPLPQVLTNQPNADELWRTLLGVMSDAGEPLMPMVNDREHLYGRDVIPLAFLAQVVGDRAAARAEVALAERLEAYQKYPPEYRLAKFSGEPKYEPEARAEVAISYLLHLWAAGRGRVVRPLSSEELFEHASGVTDFGTVPGLVSHQSVGAWAGAVTKPGFVKFAWQPAHDDWLFKLSGANPMFLPSTAAQVTGRQVRTYSKLRDGFDGSATVLRLNTGRAGLTTLPSGAVVYATTGVAAGEGHLEVHNLTMPGMAGLTGSRTYRFAEGSATVTAQDARAAAATPRVDEVTFTKAQVRHLRMRGVLPDPTYGYSLYAFEARDGAGGADLARSGTATASSYDLGKEPALAVDGNATSRWAVSKADRPRADSWIAVDLGATYEVDRVTLRWEAAAGRAYTVQGSADGQQWDDLVSWPEPDVSSKGGWLDVDGRAGIVVRGTERPLAVYGDTVVLADGPASPLVAEGYPGVSTDELRELARGAAPQAEDDSVRAALTEEHLSLFNLSDEQVTTRVDIPQSGSSRALFEGRQTVTAQGSAYEAHLDAATAELLPPRMVVSALFGGRLPAGLRAEVLDSATLRLSGPSCRLRVTGQGHSEVAEVRAGRTTTVILRDAETYPLDDLALGRTVFPTNPLPAGMSSPSAAVDGDPHTAWTPGPDGRMVVDLGAERPVREIDTEWTGGHVPGLRAELSSDGVTYTEAGRLTGHGRSRRLTTNGTARYVALATDAGQREGARLTSLSVR
- a CDS encoding NUDIX hydrolase — encoded protein: MDADRLIAGAVVALEGRVLLIRRAVPVGDLVWQFPAGKVDVGESVEEAAVREASEEAGVVVESAWVIGERTHPVTGRRVAYVACRWVSGDPRVASSREVAEAAWVPLGEVTERIPGGVFGPVRRYLDEAPPR
- a CDS encoding phosphatase PAP2 family protein; the protein is MLWGMAGVATLGFLVALEIAARRYGVPGPLANQAREVIFAPHSGPLLYAGMALMMVVLTWRQRFIALGAAVAIDLAFWLVRWAVGAGMNFGNGALWVILGCAVMAVTRRTGRERVLLLKGVGLGLLLVAGHKTGDAWLLITSKTRPMVLDQYVATADHALGNPSWVVGRFVEATGPIGAHVLGAVYGQLPLAAAIVAFYQLRNVAVERRFPGHHLVRTFLVIGLLGPGIYMIFPVVGPIFAYGADGGHWAVANLWPDTPSVVQVPHPIPFDEITPRNCVPSLHTAWATTLFLHSRKGPRILRFAGTFWLIATLCATLGFGYHYGVDLVAGVVFALTVEAAMRSFDRGWDRQGVRLVTYGATVFAALLLSYRYLSVEMAAEPWVSGPLLILAMASVVHGYMRTTKSWDPKAAAPEQRPEPQLMQA